A window from Micromonospora profundi encodes these proteins:
- a CDS encoding aggregation-promoting factor C-terminal-like domain-containing protein: protein MSRLWSRLGARTAAVALLSVGVAGGFYLGEDRETQQQGLTAQAGLEVDRVDIAYQRERQSTHQVAFAKQRAAEYQAKLRAEQAAKEAAERARKAEAAAAARKAERKAAEKAATQAAKPYDGPIPESCAEYSGNRKIGCAMMIDAGFGISEFPCLEKLWTKESGWNHKARNSSSGAYGIPQAYPGSKMGSAGADWQTNPATQIKWGLGYIKGRYKTPCGAWTYFQNNNTY from the coding sequence GTGAGTCGGCTGTGGAGCCGGTTGGGTGCCCGTACGGCTGCTGTCGCCCTGCTCTCCGTGGGCGTTGCCGGTGGCTTCTACCTGGGCGAAGACCGCGAAACTCAGCAACAAGGCCTGACCGCTCAGGCCGGCCTTGAGGTAGACCGGGTCGACATCGCCTACCAGCGCGAGCGGCAGTCCACCCACCAGGTCGCGTTCGCCAAGCAGCGGGCCGCCGAATACCAGGCCAAGCTGCGGGCCGAGCAGGCCGCCAAGGAGGCCGCCGAGCGGGCCCGCAAGGCCGAGGCCGCCGCGGCCGCCCGCAAGGCCGAGCGGAAGGCGGCCGAGAAGGCTGCCACGCAGGCCGCCAAGCCGTACGACGGGCCGATCCCGGAATCCTGCGCCGAGTACAGCGGCAACCGCAAGATCGGCTGCGCGATGATGATCGACGCGGGCTTCGGCATCTCCGAGTTCCCCTGCCTGGAGAAGCTCTGGACCAAGGAGAGCGGCTGGAACCACAAGGCCCGCAACTCATCGTCCGGCGCGTACGGCATCCCCCAGGCGTACCCCGGTAGCAAGATGGGTTCCGCCGGTGCCGACTGGCAGACCAACCCGGCTACGCAGATCAAGTGGGGGCTGGGCTACATCAAGGGCAGGTACAAGACGCCCTGCGGTGCCTGGACGTACTTCCAGAACAACAACACGTACTGA